From the genome of Penaeus monodon isolate SGIC_2016 chromosome 16, NSTDA_Pmon_1, whole genome shotgun sequence, one region includes:
- the LOC119582769 gene encoding uncharacterized protein LOC119582769: MATSTGEVEFAHVATEMGGLTMKKLVTNNKFIDNDNQIKILTIGRENSSATKTILLIGQSGSGKTTLLNAMINYLMGVQFEDNFRYSVRDEIGDRQKKISESQTEFVTGYHIYHKPGMVHSYNYLIIDSPGLLDARGKKEQAKIRKQTEFFLREEKLNITELHSLAFVINGTTNRSQEYVKDIITDFENLFGKDTVQITNVFATHCDSTQSVQQVLKDVEIKYTKLYNFQNDCIFSKGQDNPLLAQLAPNKMGVFDEKISGIF, from the coding sequence ATGGCTACAAGTACTGGGGAGGTGGAGTTCGCTCATGTTGCAACGGAGATGGGAGGTCTTACGATGAAGAAGTTGGTAACTAATAACAAGTTCATAGATAATGACAACCAGATTAAAATCCTCACAATCGGCCGAGAAAATAGTAGTGCAACTAAAACCATTCTTCTCATTGGACAATCAGGATCCGGCAAAACTACGCTTTTAAATGCGATGATCAACTACCTTATGGGCGTTCAGTTCGAGGACAATTTTCGATACTCTGTGAGAGATGAAATTGGTGATCGTCAGAAGAAAATTTCGGAAAGTCAGACAGAGTTTGTAACAGGGTACCATATCTATCATAAACCTGGCATGGTGCACAgctataattatctaattattgaCTCTCCCGGACTATTAGAcgcaagaggaaagaaagagcaagCTAAAATTAGGAAGCAAACAGAATTTTTCTTACGAGAAGAAAAACTGAATATAACTGAGCTTCACTCTCTTGCTTTTGTCATAAATGGAACTACCAACAGATCTCAGGAATATGTGAAGGATATTATCACAGACTTTGAAAACCTATTTGGAAAAGACACTGTTCAGATCACAAATGTCTTTGCAACGCACTGTGACAGTACGCAATCAGTGCAACAAGTCCTGAAGGATGTGGAGATCAAGTATACCAAATTGTACAACTTTCAAAATGATTGTATTTTCAGTAAAGGCCAAGACAACCCCTTGCTTGCCCAGTTAGCACCCAATAAAATGGGAGTATTTGATGAAAAAATATCAGGAATTTTTTGA
- the LOC119583040 gene encoding uncharacterized protein LOC119583040, which yields MPFGLRNAPLSFARLMSLVMSGLVGISPNDDKVKSISNFPVPKDQHQIKSFFGLAGFYRPSIPHFGSIASPLSRLLKRDSNFVWGKEQDFAFQSLKSRLIKSPVLAFPDFSKPFILATDASNVGIGSALMQEFEGKLKPIAFASYDIEVRTDHQPLTHIMSCKDPHGRLARHLDTLLEFNPSIVYTPSPCNKDADALSRALVYSLFSDNCPPLDALDINDIKEKQRSDSLYKDIIKSLEANPSTPLPPTIFRLSQRVFRHVKSCRVCPLYKGSTHQPAPALLYDIPDFPFQKVSCDTLSGFIPSPRGNRYQSPQQLSSDNGTEFCNKILSQLCSLMNVKKVNILPYRPQANGITERLNKTILNLMRTMITDHDDEWDLYLPIVQSAINCNYHSSLGDIPHFLLFGMDKRLPYELLDAKPDPNYDDNYAKTLLIRQQKAFTLAKEKLTLSRDKIIANQHKIARFKAIDVGALVFRSIKSTNFPMPKLSPIFDGPYSVAITRHFAGV from the exons ATGCCCTTTGGCCTAAGAAACGCCCCATTGAGTTTTGCACGATTAATGTCCCTTGTCATGAGTGGTCTTGTTG GAATCTCCCCTAATGATGATAAGGTAAAGAGCATAAGTAACTTCCCCGTCCCTAAGGATCAACATCAGATTAAGAGCTTCTTTGGTTTAGCAGGGTTTTATAGACCCTCCATACCCCATTTTGGTTCCATTGCAAGCCCTCTTTCCCGGCTACTTAAAAGAGACTCCAATTTTGTTTGGGGCAAGGAGCAGGACTTTGCATTTCAATCCCTCAAATCTAGGTTAATTAAGTCGCCGGTATTGGCTTTTCCAGATTTTTCCAAGCCCTTCATTTTAGCAACTGACGCCTCTAACGTTGGCATTGGCTCCGCACTTATGCAAGAATTCGAGGGAAAGCTAaagcccattgcttttgcaa GCTATGATATAGAAGTAAGAACGGACCATCAGCCACTGACCCATATCATGTCTTGCAAGGACCCCCATGGTAGATTGGCCAGGCATTTGGATACCTTGCTAGAGTTCAACCCCTCAATTGTGTATACCCCTAGCCCTTGCAATAAGGATGCAGACGCCTTATCTCGAGCACTTGTATACTCCCTGTTCTCTGATAACTGCCCACCCCTAGATGCTCTAGATATTAATGAcataaaagaaaagcagagaagtgACAGCTTGTATAAGGACATCATCAAAAGTCTAGAAGCTAACCCAAGTACCCCTTTACCCCCAACCATCTTCCG GTTATCCCAGAGAGTTTTCCGACATGTTAAGAGTTGTCGTGTCTGCCCATTATACAAGGGCTCAACCCATCAGCCTGCCCCTGCATTGTTGTATGATATCCCTGACTTCCCATTCCAGAAGGTATCTTGCGATACCCTTTCAGGATTTATACCAAGCCCCAGGGGCAACAG ATACCAGTCCCCCCAGCAGCTCAGCAGCGATAATGGAACAGAATTCTGTAATAAGATCCTCTCACAGTTATGTAGCTTAATGAATGTCAAAAAGGTTAATATCCTCCCATACCGACCTCAGGCCAATGGTATCACAGAGAGACTGAACAAGACCATCTTAAACTTAATGAGAACTATGATTACTGACCATGATGATGAGTGGGACCTCTATTTACCCATTGTACAATCAGCTattaactgcaattatcattCCTCACTCGGTGACATACCCCATTTCCTGCTATTCGGTATGGACAAAAGACTCCCTTACGAGCTCTTGGATGCGAAGCCAGACCCCAACTATGATGACAACTATGCCAAGACACTACTTATCAGGCAGCAAAAAGCCTTTACGTTAGCCAAGGAAAAGCTAACTTTATCCAGGGACAAAATAATCGCAAACCAACATAAGATAGCAAGGTTTAAGGCAATTGATGTGGGTGCACTAGTCTTTAGGAGCATAAAATCCACTAACTTTCCTATGCCCAAGTTATCCCCTATCTTCGATGGGCCCTACAGTGTCGCAATAACAAGGCACTTTGCAGGAGTTTAA